The proteins below come from a single Tigriopus californicus strain San Diego chromosome 3, Tcal_SD_v2.1, whole genome shotgun sequence genomic window:
- the LOC131877666 gene encoding ras-like protein family member 11B yields the protein MRRSYSLNIKNPIRKKNNPNNSSSSNTANTNNCNISTFLGPSEQVGSYGEEGGPKMRLFPAPLQSGILSKSSCYLHLSEDGSIPTINTMSMTDLGPSTGVEGDYASRASWIRIAVLGHKGVGKTALTVRYLTGRFIGEYSPLERIYIHKTLSSKDNSPVWVEIRDMAFADEESLLSELSSNWICDGYLLVFSLSNERSLTLALTLAQIITKEFIPPDQDMTIGSRQPPVLLVANKKDLHPLLKPAAEFTLRDKCQGLSWVTTSAREDSSSVQEAFNSLIQMIASSRLDPNVEDTTTPQEDWNLSAQAGGAGSLLSPGQSATLQRKRKPSARFMESFNKMFGSPKSPGKS from the exons ATGAGAAGATCGTATTCATTGAACATCAAAAATCCCATtaggaagaaaaacaatccaAATAACAGCAGCAGCTCCAACACCGCCAACACCAACAATTGCAACATCTCAACCTTTCTAGGCCCCTCTGAGCAGGTAGGCTCATATGGCGAAGAAGGTGGGCCTAAGATGAGGCTTTTTCCTGCTCCTCTTCAATCGGGTATTCTATCCAAGTCTTCCTGCTACCTTCATTTATCGGAGGATGGATCGATTCCTACCATAAACACCATGTCCATGACAGATTTGGGTCCAAGCACTGGAGTAGAAGGCGATTACGCGAGTCGAGCCTCCTGGATTAGAATAGCCGTTCTTGGACACAAAGGCGTGGGGAAAACAG CGTTAACGGTGCGATATCTCACTGGACGTTTCATCGGAGAATACAGTCCATTGGAGCGAATTTATATACACAAGACCCTTTCCAGCAAAGACAATTCTCCAGTGTGGGTGGAAATACGAGACATGGCCTTCGCAGACGAAGAATCTCTTTTAAGTGAG TTGTCGTCAAATTGGATCTGCGACGGATACTTACTAGTTTTCTCCCTCTCTAATGAAAGATCCCTGACTTTGGCCCTGACATTGGCACAAATCATTACCAAGGAATTCATTCCCCCGGATCAGGATATGACCATCGGGTCCAGACAACCACCCGTTTTGCTTGTGGCTAACAAAAAAGACCTTC ATCCACTCTTAAAACCCGCGGCAGAATTCACTTTGAGAGACAAGTGCCAAGGTTTGAGTTGGGTGACGACCTCAGCACGAGAGGATTCAAGTTCAGTTCAAGAGGCCTTTAACAGCTTAATTCAGATGATCGCCAGCTCTCGGTTGGATCCAAATGTGGAAGATACCACCACTCCACAAGAGGACTGGAATTTAAGTGCGCAAGCAGGAGGAGCAGGCTCTTTATTGTCACCGGGCCAAAGTGCCACTTTACAACGAAAAAGGAAGCCTTCGGCTAGATTTATGGAGAGTTTTAACAAGATGTTCGGAAGCCCAAAATCTCCTGGAAAGTCGTGA